A genome region from Oncorhynchus keta strain PuntledgeMale-10-30-2019 unplaced genomic scaffold, Oket_V2 Un_contig_21492_pilon_pilon, whole genome shotgun sequence includes the following:
- the LOC127921090 gene encoding H/ACA ribonucleoprotein complex non-core subunit NAF1-like has translation MEPHTFPRTSPGTSLRTSLRTSPKTPPKTSPRTPPRTPQDLSQDPSQDPPQVLLTLQDGVRDQQDSSSSSDSDSDSSSSGVTLAVVLGQADEDDDDDEGFGRARKPCSIKTLDEILPEELPAVEELTVVLPEEAEILPLGSVTSIIQQLG, from the exons ATGGAACCACACACCTTCCCCAGGACCTCTCCCGGGACCTCTCTCAGGACCTCTCTCAGGACCTCTCCCAAGACCCCTCCCAAGACCTCTCCCAGGACCCCTCCCAGGACCCCCCAGGACCTCTCCCAGGACCCCTCTCAGGACCCCCCCCAGGTACTGCTGACGTTACAGGACGGTGTCAGGGACCAGCAGGACAGCAGCAGCTCCTCAGACAGTGATTCAGACTCCTCTTCCTCCGGTGTGACGCTGGCTGTTGTGTTAGGTCAGGcagatgaagatgatgatgacgaCGAAGGCTTCGGTCGGGCAAGGAAACCCTGTTCCATCAAAACCCTGGATGAGATCCTGCCTGAG gAGTTGCCTGCTGTCGAGGAGTTGACGGTTGTTCTACCAGAGGAGGCGGAGATACTGCCCCTAGGATCAGTCACCAGTATCATccaacagctgggttag